The proteins below are encoded in one region of Streptomyces cyanogenus:
- a CDS encoding metal-dependent transcriptional regulator yields MSGLIDTTEMYLRTILELEEEGVVPMRARIAERLDQSGPTVSQTVARMERDGLVSVASDRHLELTDEGRRLATRVMRKHRLAECLLVDVIGLEWEQVHAEACRWEHVMSEAVERRVLELLRHPTESPYGNPIPGLEELGEKDGADPFLDESMVSLADLDPGTDGKTVVVRRIGEPIQTDAQLMYTLRRAGVQPGSVVSVTESPGGVLVGSGGEAAELEADTASHVFVAKR; encoded by the coding sequence ATGTCCGGACTGATCGACACCACGGAGATGTATCTCCGCACCATCCTCGAACTCGAAGAGGAAGGCGTCGTCCCCATGCGCGCCCGCATCGCGGAGCGGCTGGACCAGAGCGGCCCGACGGTGAGCCAGACGGTGGCGCGGATGGAGCGTGACGGCCTGGTCTCCGTGGCCAGCGACCGGCACCTGGAGCTGACCGACGAGGGCCGTCGGCTGGCGACGCGCGTGATGCGCAAGCACCGCCTGGCCGAGTGTCTCCTCGTGGACGTGATCGGTCTGGAGTGGGAGCAGGTGCACGCGGAGGCGTGCCGCTGGGAGCACGTGATGAGCGAGGCCGTCGAGCGCCGCGTGCTGGAGCTGCTGCGGCACCCCACCGAGTCGCCGTACGGCAATCCGATCCCGGGCCTGGAGGAGCTGGGCGAGAAGGACGGGGCGGACCCGTTCCTGGACGAGAGCATGGTGTCGCTGGCCGACCTGGACCCGGGCACGGACGGCAAGACGGTCGTCGTCCGCCGTATCGGCGAGCCGATCCAGACGGACGCGCAGCTGATGTACACGCTGCGGCGGGCGGGCGTGCAGCCCGGTTCCGTGGTGAGCGTGACGGAGTCGCCCGGCGGTGTGCTGGTGGGCAGCGGCGGCGAGGCGGCCGAGCTGGAGGCGGACACCGCCTCCCACGTGTTCGTGGCCAAGCGCTGA
- a CDS encoding citrate synthase 2, protein MSDFVPGLEGVVAFETEIAEPDKEGGALRYRGVDIEDLVGHVSFGNVWGLLVDGAFNPGLPPAEPFPIPVHSGDIRVDVQSALAMLAPVWGLRPLLDIDERQAREDLARAAVMALSYVAQSARGQGLPMVPQREIDKANSVVERFMIRWRGEPDPKHVAAVDAYWTSAAEHGMNASTFTARVIASTGADVAAALSGAVGAMSGPLHGGAPSRVLGMIEEIERTGDAEAYVKQALDRGERLMGFGHRVYRAEDPRARVLRRTARELGAPRFEIAEALEKAALEELHNRRPDRVLATNVEFWAAIMLDFAEVPAHMFTSMFTCARTAGWSAHILEQKRTGRLVRPSARYVGPGPRRPQDIAGYADIAH, encoded by the coding sequence ATGTCCGATTTCGTACCCGGGCTCGAAGGAGTCGTCGCGTTCGAGACGGAGATCGCCGAGCCGGACAAGGAGGGCGGCGCCCTGCGCTACCGGGGCGTCGACATCGAGGACCTGGTCGGGCACGTCTCGTTCGGGAACGTGTGGGGGCTGCTGGTCGACGGCGCCTTCAACCCCGGACTGCCGCCCGCCGAGCCGTTCCCGATCCCCGTGCACTCCGGTGACATCCGGGTGGACGTGCAGTCGGCGCTGGCCATGCTCGCGCCCGTCTGGGGGCTGCGTCCGCTGCTCGACATCGACGAGCGGCAGGCCCGCGAGGACCTGGCGCGCGCCGCCGTCATGGCCCTGTCGTACGTCGCCCAGTCCGCGCGCGGGCAGGGGCTGCCGATGGTGCCGCAGCGGGAGATCGACAAGGCGAACTCGGTGGTGGAGCGGTTCATGATCCGCTGGCGCGGGGAGCCGGACCCCAAGCACGTCGCGGCCGTGGACGCCTACTGGACCTCCGCCGCCGAGCACGGCATGAACGCCTCGACGTTCACCGCGCGGGTCATCGCCTCCACGGGTGCGGACGTCGCCGCCGCGCTGTCCGGTGCGGTGGGTGCGATGTCCGGGCCGCTGCACGGCGGGGCGCCGTCGCGGGTGCTGGGCATGATCGAGGAGATCGAGCGCACGGGGGACGCGGAGGCGTACGTCAAGCAGGCCCTGGACCGCGGTGAGCGGCTGATGGGCTTCGGGCACCGGGTGTACCGGGCGGAGGATCCGCGGGCGCGGGTGCTGCGGCGTACGGCGCGGGAGCTCGGTGCTCCGCGGTTCGAGATCGCCGAGGCGCTGGAGAAGGCCGCGCTGGAGGAGTTGCACAACCGGCGGCCGGACCGGGTGCTGGCCACGAACGTGGAGTTCTGGGCCGCGATCATGCTCGACTTCGCCGAGGTGCCGGCGCACATGTTCACGTCGATGTTCACGTGTGCGCGTACCGCCGGGTGGTCGGCGCACATTCTCGAGCAGAAGCGGACGGGGCGGCTGGTGCGGCCTTCTGCCCGGTATGTGGGGCCGGGGCCGCGGCGGCCTCAGGACATCGCCGGGTATGCGGACATCGCCCACTGA
- a CDS encoding TetR/AcrR family transcriptional regulator, whose protein sequence is MGGVSTTERERVPKQDRSRATRQRLLEAAVACLAEHGWAGSTVAVVAERAGVSRGAAQHHFPTREDLFTAAVEYVSEERSLALRALFPDGPADRRAVVAALVDLYTGPLFRAALHLWVAASDEDQLRPRVTELEARVGRETHRIAVELLGADESRPGVRETVQGLLDMARGLGLANLLTDDTARRERVVAQWAALLDETLG, encoded by the coding sequence ATGGGTGGTGTGAGTACGACCGAACGCGAGCGCGTTCCCAAGCAGGACCGCAGCCGGGCCACCCGGCAGCGGCTCCTGGAGGCCGCCGTGGCCTGCCTCGCCGAACACGGCTGGGCGGGCTCCACGGTCGCCGTCGTCGCCGAACGCGCCGGCGTCTCCCGGGGCGCCGCCCAGCACCACTTCCCGACCCGGGAGGACCTCTTCACCGCCGCCGTCGAGTACGTCTCCGAGGAACGCTCCCTCGCCCTGCGCGCCCTCTTCCCGGACGGCCCCGCCGACCGCCGGGCCGTCGTCGCGGCCCTGGTCGACCTCTACACCGGCCCCCTCTTCCGCGCCGCCCTCCACCTGTGGGTCGCCGCCTCCGACGAGGACCAGCTGCGCCCGCGGGTCACCGAGCTGGAGGCCCGCGTCGGCCGCGAGACCCACCGCATCGCCGTCGAACTCCTCGGCGCCGACGAATCCCGCCCCGGCGTCCGCGAAACCGTCCAGGGCCTCCTCGACATGGCCCGCGGCCTGGGCCTCGCCAACCTCCTCACCGACGACACCGCCCGCCGCGAACGGGTCGTCGCCCAGTGGGCGGCCCTGCTGGACGAAACCCTGGGCTGA
- a CDS encoding 4-coumarate--CoA ligase family protein: MFRSEYADVPPVELPIHEAVLGHAAAFGDRPALVDGTDGTTLTYEQVDRFHRRLAAALADTGVRKGEVLALHSPNTIVFPTAFYAATRAGATVTTVHPLATAEEFAKQLGDSGARWIVTVSPLLETARRAAEIAGGVREILVCDSAPGHRSLIDLLATTAPEPDPGIDPAQDIAALPYSSGTTGTPKGVMLTHRQIATNLAQLEPAVPAGPGDRILAVLPFFHIYGHTALMNAPLRNGATVVVLPRFDLETFLAAIEKHRITGLYVAPPIVLALAKHPAVSRYDLSSVQYVISAAAPLDSRLALACAERLGLPPIGQAYGMTELSPGTHVVPLDRLREAPAGTVGRLIAGTEMRIVSPDDPGKDLGPGEPGEILIRGPQVMKGYLGRPDATAAMIDADGWLHTGDVGHVDADGWLFVVDRVKELIKYKGFQVAPAELEALLLTHPGIADAAVIGAYNDDGNEIPHAFVVRQPTAGDLTENDVLLYVAERVAPYKRIRRITFIDTVPRADSGKILRRQLREHT, encoded by the coding sequence GTGTTCCGCAGCGAGTACGCAGACGTTCCGCCCGTAGAACTCCCCATCCACGAGGCCGTCCTGGGCCACGCCGCCGCCTTCGGCGACCGGCCCGCCCTCGTCGACGGCACGGACGGCACCACCCTCACGTACGAGCAGGTGGACCGGTTCCACCGGCGCCTGGCCGCCGCCCTCGCCGACACCGGCGTCCGCAAGGGCGAGGTCCTCGCCCTGCACAGCCCCAACACGATCGTCTTCCCGACCGCCTTCTACGCGGCCACGCGCGCGGGTGCCACCGTCACCACCGTGCACCCGCTCGCCACCGCCGAGGAGTTCGCCAAGCAGCTCGGCGACAGCGGCGCGCGCTGGATCGTCACCGTCTCCCCCCTGCTGGAGACCGCCCGCCGGGCCGCCGAGATCGCGGGCGGCGTACGGGAGATCCTCGTGTGCGACAGCGCACCCGGCCACCGCTCGCTGATCGACCTGCTCGCCACCACCGCCCCCGAACCGGATCCCGGCATCGACCCGGCGCAGGACATCGCCGCGCTGCCGTACTCCTCCGGCACCACCGGCACCCCCAAGGGCGTCATGCTCACGCACCGGCAGATCGCCACCAACCTCGCCCAGCTGGAACCCGCCGTCCCCGCCGGCCCCGGCGACCGCATCCTCGCCGTCCTGCCGTTCTTCCACATCTACGGCCACACCGCCCTGATGAACGCGCCCCTGCGCAACGGCGCCACCGTCGTCGTCCTGCCACGCTTCGACCTGGAGACCTTCCTCGCCGCCATCGAGAAGCACCGCATCACCGGGCTGTACGTCGCCCCGCCGATCGTCCTCGCCCTCGCCAAGCACCCGGCGGTCAGCCGCTACGACCTCTCCTCGGTGCAGTACGTCATCAGCGCCGCCGCCCCGCTGGACTCCCGGCTCGCCCTCGCCTGCGCCGAACGCCTCGGCCTGCCCCCGATCGGCCAGGCCTACGGCATGACGGAACTGTCCCCAGGCACCCACGTCGTCCCCCTGGACCGGCTGCGCGAGGCCCCCGCCGGCACGGTCGGCCGGCTCATCGCCGGCACCGAGATGCGGATCGTCTCCCCGGACGACCCCGGCAAGGACCTCGGCCCCGGCGAGCCCGGCGAGATCCTCATCCGCGGCCCCCAGGTGATGAAGGGCTACCTCGGCCGCCCCGACGCCACCGCCGCCATGATCGACGCCGACGGCTGGCTGCACACCGGGGACGTCGGACACGTGGACGCGGACGGCTGGCTGTTCGTCGTCGACCGGGTGAAGGAACTGATCAAGTACAAGGGCTTCCAGGTGGCCCCCGCCGAACTGGAGGCCCTCCTGCTCACCCACCCCGGCATCGCCGACGCCGCCGTCATCGGCGCCTACAACGACGACGGCAACGAGATCCCGCACGCCTTCGTCGTCCGCCAGCCCACCGCCGGCGACCTCACCGAGAACGACGTCCTCCTGTACGTCGCCGAACGCGTCGCCCCGTACAAACGCATCCGCCGGATCACCTTCATCGACACCGTCCCGCGCGCCGACTCCGGCAAGATCCTGCGCCGGCAGCTCAGGGAGCACACGTGA
- a CDS encoding SIS domain-containing protein: MSDGTPADLFFDAAIGLLQRVRDEEAEAITAAGTLLADTVAAGGRLFAFGAGHSSLAAQDVVYRAGGLALMNLLAVPGVVGVDVTPATLGSALERVDGLASAVLDTSPVRAGDALVIISLSGRNALPVEMARSARALGVKVIGVTSVAYASETTSRHSSGTFLKDHCDVVLDSKIAVGDAELTLDTIPAPFAPASTVVTSALMQAVMATTAATLADRGIEPPLLRSGNVDGGHEWNRRVMTEYGDRIFYRH; encoded by the coding sequence ATGAGCGACGGCACGCCTGCCGACCTGTTCTTCGACGCCGCCATCGGCCTGCTGCAACGGGTCCGCGACGAGGAGGCCGAAGCGATCACCGCGGCCGGCACCCTGCTCGCCGACACCGTCGCGGCCGGCGGCCGGCTGTTCGCCTTCGGCGCCGGACACTCCTCGCTCGCCGCCCAGGACGTCGTCTACCGCGCGGGCGGCCTGGCCCTGATGAACCTGCTCGCCGTACCCGGCGTCGTCGGCGTCGACGTCACCCCGGCCACCCTCGGCTCCGCCCTCGAACGCGTCGACGGCCTCGCGAGCGCCGTCCTGGACACCTCCCCGGTCCGCGCCGGCGACGCCCTGGTGATCATCTCGCTCTCCGGCCGCAACGCACTGCCCGTGGAGATGGCCCGGAGCGCCCGCGCCCTCGGCGTGAAGGTCATCGGCGTGACCTCGGTGGCGTACGCCTCGGAGACGACGTCCCGGCACAGCTCCGGCACCTTCCTCAAGGACCACTGCGACGTCGTCCTCGACTCGAAGATCGCCGTCGGCGACGCGGAACTCACCCTCGACACCATCCCGGCGCCGTTCGCCCCCGCCTCCACGGTCGTCACATCCGCCCTGATGCAGGCCGTCATGGCGACCACCGCCGCCACCCTCGCCGACCGCGGCATCGAACCCCCGCTGCTGCGCTCCGGCAACGTCGACGGCGGCCACGAGTGGAACCGCCGGGTGATGACGGAGTACGGCGACCGGATCTTCTACCGCCACTGA
- a CDS encoding alpha/beta fold hydrolase yields MARRIDVTGAGGVRLAAWEFADPPKPEAGPDGAVEPESGAPGVLLLHGLMGRASHWASTARWLAGRHRAVALDQRGHGRSEKPPEAAYTREAYVEDAEAAVEQLGLAPVVLIGHAMGALTAWQLAAKRPELVRGLVICDMRASALGAASQREWADWFRSWPVPFASLADVRKWFGEDDPWVERPSPARGAFYAEVMHEREDGWRPVFEPRHMLSSRETWVYDAHWEELAQVRCPTLVVRGVDGELGRAEAQEMVRVLPRGQYAEVPDAGHLAHYDLPEAWRGAVSPFLDGLLGD; encoded by the coding sequence ATGGCACGGCGTATCGATGTGACGGGAGCGGGCGGGGTGCGCCTGGCCGCCTGGGAGTTCGCCGACCCTCCGAAACCGGAGGCGGGGCCGGACGGCGCGGTGGAACCGGAGTCCGGCGCTCCGGGGGTGCTGTTACTGCACGGTCTGATGGGCCGCGCCTCCCACTGGGCGTCCACCGCCCGCTGGCTCGCCGGCCGCCACCGGGCCGTGGCGCTCGACCAGCGCGGCCACGGCCGCAGCGAGAAGCCCCCCGAGGCCGCCTACACCCGGGAGGCCTACGTCGAGGACGCCGAGGCCGCCGTGGAACAGCTCGGCCTCGCCCCCGTCGTCCTCATCGGCCACGCCATGGGCGCGCTGACCGCCTGGCAGCTCGCCGCCAAGCGTCCCGAGCTGGTCCGCGGCCTGGTCATCTGCGACATGCGGGCCTCCGCGCTCGGAGCGGCCTCGCAGCGCGAGTGGGCCGACTGGTTCCGGTCCTGGCCCGTCCCGTTCGCCAGCCTCGCCGACGTCCGCAAGTGGTTCGGCGAGGACGACCCCTGGGTGGAGCGGCCGAGCCCCGCGCGCGGCGCGTTCTACGCCGAGGTGATGCACGAGCGCGAGGACGGCTGGCGGCCCGTCTTCGAGCCCCGGCACATGCTCAGCTCCCGCGAGACGTGGGTCTACGACGCCCACTGGGAGGAACTGGCACAGGTGCGGTGCCCGACGCTGGTGGTGCGCGGCGTGGACGGCGAGCTGGGCCGGGCGGAGGCCCAGGAGATGGTGCGGGTGCTGCCGCGCGGGCAGTACGCGGAGGTGCCGGACGCGGGGCACCTCGCCCACTACGACCTGCCGGAGGCTTGGCGGGGTGCTGTGTCGCCGTTCCTCGACGGGTTGCTCGGGGACTGA
- a CDS encoding isopenicillin N synthase family dioxygenase → MTTYTATSYDQLPIIDLSAADRGPQARSLLHAQLHSAAHDVGFFQLVGHGVTRAETDALLTAMRAFFALPEADRLALDNVGSPHFRGYTRTGDERTGGARDWRDQLDIGAERPARTPGPGEPPYWWLQGPNQWPAALPELRTAALAWIDRLSEVAHRLLHELLTAIGAPADFYDPVFGPHAHPHLKLVRYPGSADDGTGQGVGAHKDYGFLTLLLQDTVGGLQVQREDGRFHDVPPLEGAFVVNLGELLEVATNGYLLATNHRVVSPPGATERFSVPFFYNPRLDAKIAPLPFPHAATAPGMTTDPTNPLYAEYGYNELKGKLRAHPLVAQRHHGNLLTPA, encoded by the coding sequence ATGACCACGTACACAGCGACGTCGTACGACCAGCTCCCGATCATCGACCTGTCGGCCGCCGACCGCGGCCCCCAGGCCCGGTCCCTGCTCCACGCCCAGCTGCACAGCGCCGCCCACGACGTGGGCTTCTTCCAGCTCGTCGGACACGGCGTCACCCGGGCCGAGACCGACGCGCTGCTCACCGCCATGCGCGCCTTCTTCGCCCTCCCCGAGGCCGACCGGCTCGCCCTCGACAACGTCGGCTCCCCGCACTTCCGCGGCTACACCCGCACCGGCGACGAGCGCACCGGCGGCGCCCGCGACTGGCGCGACCAGCTCGACATCGGCGCCGAACGCCCCGCCCGGACCCCCGGCCCCGGCGAGCCCCCGTACTGGTGGCTGCAGGGCCCCAACCAGTGGCCGGCCGCCCTCCCCGAACTGCGCACGGCCGCCCTCGCCTGGATCGACCGGCTGAGCGAGGTCGCCCACCGCCTCCTGCACGAACTGCTGACCGCCATCGGCGCCCCGGCCGACTTCTACGACCCGGTCTTCGGCCCGCACGCCCACCCGCACCTCAAACTCGTCCGCTACCCCGGCAGCGCGGACGACGGCACCGGCCAGGGCGTCGGCGCCCACAAGGACTACGGCTTCCTGACCCTGCTCCTCCAGGACACCGTCGGCGGCCTCCAGGTCCAGCGCGAGGACGGCCGCTTCCACGACGTACCGCCGCTCGAAGGCGCGTTCGTCGTCAACCTCGGCGAACTCCTGGAGGTGGCGACCAACGGCTACCTGCTCGCCACCAACCACCGCGTGGTCAGCCCGCCCGGCGCCACGGAGCGCTTCTCGGTCCCGTTCTTCTACAACCCGCGCCTGGACGCGAAGATCGCCCCGCTCCCGTTCCCGCACGCGGCGACGGCCCCCGGCATGACGACGGACCCGACGAACCCCCTCTACGCCGAGTACGGCTACAACGAACTCAAGGGCAAACTCAGGGCGCACCCGCTGGTGGCGCAGCGACACCACGGCAACCTGCTGACGCCGGCGTGA
- the pdxH gene encoding pyridoxamine 5'-phosphate oxidase, whose translation MTDRDPLLDPVLDPAAMRKQYRADGLAEEDLATHPMDQFARWFEDAARAALHGTLYEPNAMVVSTADATGRPSSRTVLMKQFDTEGFVFFTNYASRKGRDLAENPHVSLLFPWHPLARQVIVTGTARRTGRDETAAYFRTRPHGSQLGAWASAQSAVIASRSELDAAYAELAARYPEDEQVPVPPHWGGFRVTPETMEFWQGRVNRLHDRLRYVARPDGTWHVERLSP comes from the coding sequence GTGACCGACCGCGACCCGCTTCTGGATCCCGTCCTCGACCCCGCCGCCATGCGCAAGCAGTACCGGGCCGACGGCCTTGCCGAAGAGGACCTCGCCACCCATCCCATGGACCAGTTCGCCCGCTGGTTCGAGGATGCCGCCCGGGCGGCCCTGCACGGCACGCTCTACGAACCCAACGCGATGGTCGTCTCCACGGCGGACGCGACGGGCCGCCCCAGCTCCCGCACGGTGCTGATGAAGCAGTTCGACACCGAGGGCTTCGTCTTCTTCACCAACTACGCATCCCGCAAGGGCCGCGACCTCGCGGAGAACCCGCACGTCTCGCTGCTCTTCCCGTGGCACCCGCTGGCCCGCCAGGTCATCGTCACCGGCACCGCCCGGCGCACCGGCCGCGACGAGACCGCCGCCTACTTCCGCACCCGCCCGCACGGCTCACAGCTGGGCGCCTGGGCCAGCGCACAGTCCGCGGTGATCGCCTCCCGCAGCGAACTCGACGCGGCCTACGCCGAACTCGCCGCCCGCTATCCCGAGGACGAACAGGTCCCCGTCCCCCCGCACTGGGGCGGCTTCCGCGTCACCCCGGAGACGATGGAGTTCTGGCAGGGCCGCGTGAACCGCCTCCACGACCGCCTGCGCTACGTCGCCCGGCCCGACGGCACCTGGCACGTCGAACGCCTCAGCCCCTGA
- a CDS encoding bifunctional DNA primase/polymerase, translating into MEETIAGAQNSQMAGHIPQQRGESLLETAVRYAEERHWDVFPGTWLEAVDGMQRCSCGDTSCPAPGAHPTRPDWASQATGSATVVRRMWQKQPTASILLPTGRTFDALSVPESAGFLALARMERMELTLGPVTLTPDRRMHFFVLPGASAKVPDLVHKIGWSLSSLDLVAQGEGAYVAAPPTRFGSRGAVQWACRPTPANRWLPDAEELISPLAYACGRDR; encoded by the coding sequence GTGGAAGAGACGATCGCGGGCGCCCAGAACAGTCAGATGGCTGGTCACATTCCGCAGCAGCGCGGGGAATCGCTGCTGGAGACCGCCGTACGGTACGCCGAGGAAAGGCACTGGGACGTGTTCCCGGGCACCTGGCTGGAAGCCGTCGACGGGATGCAGCGCTGTTCGTGCGGTGACACCTCGTGCCCTGCGCCGGGTGCGCACCCCACGCGCCCCGACTGGGCGAGCCAGGCGACCGGCAGTGCGACCGTCGTGCGCCGGATGTGGCAGAAGCAGCCGACGGCGTCGATCCTGCTGCCGACCGGGCGGACCTTCGACGCGCTGTCCGTCCCGGAGAGCGCGGGGTTCCTCGCGCTCGCCCGGATGGAGCGGATGGAGCTGACGCTCGGGCCGGTCACGCTGACCCCGGACCGGCGGATGCACTTCTTCGTCCTGCCCGGCGCCTCCGCGAAGGTGCCGGACCTGGTGCACAAGATCGGGTGGTCGCTGTCGTCACTGGATCTGGTGGCCCAGGGCGAAGGCGCGTACGTGGCTGCGCCGCCCACCCGGTTCGGGTCGCGGGGGGCTGTGCAGTGGGCCTGCCGGCCCACGCCCGCGAACCGGTGGCTGCCGGACGCGGAGGAACTGATCTCGCCGCTTGCCTACGCGTGCGGGAGGGATCGGTAG
- a CDS encoding PAS domain-containing protein: MSASRRSGTTDELGPDEPGESGGSDLLAALLDGMDAALCAFDAEGVVTHWNREAERILGWTAAEAVGRHGFAGWAVRSADAEEVQARLMSAMHAPGRQVHEFALVTKGGGRVLVRTQSAAVRGPDGKPAGVYCAFSEVHAQIDLERSIALSEALFDNASWGVVLVDADLRPAVVNAHAARALGTGRTSVLGRPLGELLTQGVEELEAALTHVLAEGAPPAAAEMWVTVRSPEGERRRCWRSGFLRLASPLAEEPVPLGVGWLFEDVTEAKQSEQEAALLRFRTNQLHRAARAAAECEDPAEAATVHLDFALAGFADHALVDRVAGGPRAEGEGAPGPVRLVRLAATPAGAPGPSLLTGAAGLPVRYPEGHPALRSAERAGTVRADAGPVPAERAREWALERQWPEDAVHALCAVLRSRGRTLGVVTFLRGAGRSRFERSDTAYAEDVALRIATTLDLAEAVRGRPGERER, translated from the coding sequence GTGAGTGCTTCGCGGCGGAGTGGGACCACTGACGAACTGGGGCCGGACGAGCCCGGTGAGTCCGGCGGATCCGATCTGCTCGCCGCGCTGCTGGACGGCATGGACGCGGCCCTGTGCGCCTTCGACGCCGAAGGGGTCGTGACCCACTGGAACCGGGAGGCGGAGCGGATCCTCGGCTGGACGGCCGCCGAGGCCGTGGGGCGGCACGGGTTCGCCGGCTGGGCGGTGCGCAGCGCCGACGCCGAGGAGGTGCAGGCCCGCCTGATGTCGGCGATGCACGCGCCGGGCCGGCAGGTCCACGAGTTCGCGCTGGTCACCAAGGGTGGCGGCCGGGTGCTTGTACGGACCCAGTCGGCCGCCGTACGCGGACCCGACGGGAAGCCCGCCGGGGTGTACTGCGCCTTCAGCGAGGTGCACGCGCAGATAGACCTGGAGCGGTCGATCGCGCTGAGCGAGGCGCTGTTCGACAACGCCTCCTGGGGAGTCGTCCTGGTCGACGCCGATCTGCGGCCCGCCGTCGTCAACGCACACGCCGCCCGGGCGCTGGGCACGGGCCGTACGTCCGTGCTGGGGCGACCGCTGGGCGAGCTGCTCACCCAGGGCGTGGAGGAGCTGGAGGCCGCGCTGACCCACGTCCTCGCCGAGGGCGCGCCGCCCGCGGCCGCCGAGATGTGGGTGACCGTCCGCAGCCCGGAGGGCGAGCGGCGGCGCTGCTGGCGCAGCGGGTTCCTGCGGCTGGCCTCGCCGCTCGCCGAAGAGCCGGTGCCGCTCGGGGTGGGCTGGCTGTTCGAGGACGTCACCGAGGCCAAACAGAGCGAGCAGGAGGCGGCCCTGCTGCGGTTCCGGACCAACCAGCTGCACCGCGCGGCCCGGGCCGCGGCCGAGTGCGAGGACCCGGCGGAGGCGGCCACCGTCCACCTGGACTTCGCCCTCGCCGGCTTCGCCGATCACGCCCTCGTCGACCGGGTGGCGGGCGGCCCGCGCGCGGAGGGCGAGGGCGCTCCGGGCCCGGTCCGGCTGGTCCGGCTCGCCGCCACGCCCGCCGGGGCACCGGGGCCGAGTCTGCTCACGGGCGCCGCCGGCCTGCCCGTGCGCTACCCGGAGGGGCATCCGGCGCTGCGGAGCGCGGAGCGGGCCGGGACGGTGCGCGCGGACGCCGGTCCGGTGCCGGCCGAGCGGGCGCGGGAGTGGGCGCTGGAGCGGCAGTGGCCCGAGGACGCGGTGCACGCGCTGTGCGCGGTGCTGCGCAGCCGGGGGCGGACGCTGGGCGTGGTGACCTTCCTGCGCGGCGCCGGCCGCAGCCGCTTCGAGCGCTCCGACACCGCCTACGCCGAGGACGTGGCCCTGCGGATCGCGACGACCCTGGACCTGGCGGAGGCGGTGCGGGGACGGCCGGGGGAGCGGGAGCGGTAG
- a CDS encoding enoyl-CoA hydratase family protein, translating into MTDPTRPIGRTRARAVETLSLDATGTRNALSAALVTELAEALTDCGKDPDVRAVVLTHTGTTFCAGADLRDPPDPDALVALLRQIVELPKPVLARVTGHVRAGGLGLLAACDIAAASTDATFAFTEVRIAVAPAVISLPVIPRADPRALARYYLTGERFGPAEAVRLGLLTATADDVDTALAPVLDGLRRSAPQALAETKRLLTTRVLETFDRDAAELTALSARLFASPQAREGMTAFLERRDAAWVV; encoded by the coding sequence GTGACCGACCCGACCCGACCGATCGGCCGCACGCGCGCGCGTGCCGTCGAAACCCTCAGCCTCGACGCCACCGGAACCCGCAACGCCCTGTCCGCCGCACTCGTCACCGAACTCGCCGAAGCCCTCACCGACTGCGGCAAGGACCCGGACGTACGGGCCGTGGTCCTCACCCACACCGGTACGACGTTCTGTGCCGGCGCCGACCTGAGAGACCCCCCCGACCCCGACGCCCTGGTGGCCCTGCTCCGGCAGATCGTCGAGCTGCCCAAACCGGTGCTCGCCCGGGTCACCGGCCACGTCCGCGCCGGCGGCCTCGGCCTGCTCGCCGCCTGCGACATCGCCGCCGCCTCCACCGACGCCACCTTCGCCTTCACCGAGGTACGCATCGCAGTCGCCCCCGCCGTGATCTCCCTGCCGGTGATCCCGCGCGCCGACCCCCGCGCCCTGGCCCGCTACTACCTCACCGGCGAACGCTTCGGCCCCGCCGAGGCCGTACGCCTGGGCCTGCTGACGGCCACCGCGGACGACGTCGACACCGCCCTCGCCCCCGTCCTCGACGGCCTGCGCCGCTCCGCCCCCCAGGCCCTGGCCGAGACGAAAAGGCTGCTCACGACTAGGGTGCTGGAGACATTCGACCGGGACGCGGCCGAGCTGACCGCGCTCTCGGCCCGGCTGTTCGCCTCCCCCCAGGCCCGGGAGGGGATGACGGCCTTCCTGGAAAGACGTGATGCGGCATGGGTGGTGTGA